Proteins found in one Planococcus citri chromosome 2, ihPlaCitr1.1, whole genome shotgun sequence genomic segment:
- the LOC135835453 gene encoding facilitated trehalose transporter Tret1-like: MIGKFIQSGLIKEVVYSCVILSTYLLNGVNRSYLAFLFHQLDSPGSSIAVNDEQKSWIAAFINLLSPLGCFIVGIMMDTFGRKISVQVIFIPFIISWLMIAFAKNVSMFYAATLIQSISVGMSYGTSIYVSEISTADHRGALLGTIEILFNLGILLCNLLMYYLKWSTVSLIFTVVSAATLLMTLILPESPTWLYLKGRKEEAIDTLTAIRCQDRDSIKTEIDDMENYMSSHVKTKLTQTIKNFLRSWRQFFIVLTMFILQQNTGYAILTMFIIMIVDRLHIPYRSTDVALLYSVTCSIAGFITPYVMYKFNRKPTLAISAIGMSVCAAVVPIYQHFFESYDEKPFSWIIPVALCLYVISCSIGVLPVGFTIAGELFPNEVRGVMNGVQGAIAYFYCSLLYKISPWYLTAFGASGVMWTFSGFSMLTALFSVFILPETKGKTLNEVQEKYFKKKR, encoded by the exons atgatcggaaaatttattcaaagtgGGCTAATAAAAGAG GTAGTTTATTCGTGTGTGATTCTCTCAACGTATTTGCTAAATGGTGTAAACCGAAGCTACTTGgcgtttttatttcatcaactCGATTCACCAGGCTCTTCCATTGCTGTCAATGACGAGCAAAAATCATGGATAG ccGCCTTTATAAACTTACTGAGTCCATTGGGATGTTTCATTGTTGGGATTATGATGGACACTTTCGGGAGAAAGATCAGCGTACAAGTGATATTCATACCATTTATCATTTCATGGTTAATGATAGCTTTTGCTAAGAATGTTTCCATGTTTTATGCAGCGACCTTGATACAAAGTATTAGCGTAG GAATGTCCTATGGTACCTCAATCTACGTATCAGAAATATCAACAGCTGATCACCGAGGAGCACTGCTAGGCACAATCGAAATACTTTTCAATTTAGGTATTCTACTCTGCAATCTCCTCATGTACTATTTAAAATGGTCAACGGTTTCTCTGATCTTCACCGTCGTATCAGCAGCCACTCTTCTGATGACTTTAATACTACCAGAATCTCCCACATGGTTATACTTGAAAGGACGTAAGGAAGAAGCTATCGATACTTTGACTGCAATTAGATGTCAAGATCGAGACTCAATCAAAACTGAAATAGATGACATGGAGAATTACATGTCATCTCACGTAAAAACCAAACTCACCCAAACAATCAAAAACTTCCTACGTTCGTggagacaatttttcatcgtgttGACTATGTTCATCCTGCAGCAAAACACAGGATATGCTATATTGACCATGTTCATCATTATGATAGTCGATCGTCTACATATTCCTTACCGAAGCACAGACGTCGCTCTCTTGTATTCGGTTACTTGCTCTATTGCAGGTTTTATAACACCGTATGTTATGTATAAATTCAATCGTAAACCTACTTTGGCCATATCTGCAATCGGAATGTCAGTTTGTGCTGCAGTTGTACCAATCTATCAGCATTTCTTCGAGTCATACGATGAGAAACCATTCTCTTGGATTATTCCAGTAGCTTTATGCTTGTATGTAATATCTTGTAGTATCGGAGTTCTTCCGGTAGGCTTCACCATAGCTGGGGAATTATTTCCAAATGAAGTTCGAGGTGTAATGAATGGTGTGCAAGGAGCGATCGCATATTTCTACTGTTCATTGTTGTATAAAATCTCACCTTGGTATTTGACCGCTTTTGGAGCGTCTGGGGTAATGTGGACGTTTTCTGGGTTCTCTATGTTGACTGCATTGTTCAGCGTGTTTATTTTACCAGAAACTAAAGGTAAGACTTTGAACGAGGTGCaggagaaatatttcaaaaagaagCGATAA